AAATCAAATAACTATTGCCAACAAGATATGTAAAAAATAGTACATCAATCTGCTACTTTTCATATACAAAATCGTTATAGCATGCATTGACCCGTCCTGAAATATGTATACAAAAAACAACAAGTATATGTATAAAAATGATGGATATGTAAGACGTTATAGTGAGAGTTTTAAACTCAAAGTATTAGCAGAACTTACCAAAGGAAACCATTCCAAAAGACAAATTGCCTTAACTTACGGCATACAATCTAGTACGATAAACGTATGGATTAAAAAATATGACCGTAAAGATTTAATGAACACCCGTGTAACCGTGCAAACAGACGACGAATTATCCCGTATTAAAGCCCTTCAAAAAGAGCTAAAACAACTCAAAGATCTTCTTATTAAAAAGGATCTAGATAAACTTGTGAATGATAGTTATCTTGAAGTAGCTGCTGAAAATCTTGGCTATAAAAATGTTGAAGAATTAAAAAAAAACTTA
This window of the Flavobacteriaceae bacterium genome carries:
- a CDS encoding transposase; the protein is MYKNDGYVRRYSESFKLKVLAELTKGNHSKRQIALTYGIQSSTINVWIKKYDRKDLMNTRVTVQTDDELSRIKALQKELKQLKDLLIKKDLDKLVNDSYLEVAAENLGYKNVEELKKNLNIKP